The genomic region CGTTTTGATCGATCGGGATAAGATGGCCGGTTTCGGTTTATCGGTCGAGAACGTCGCAAAAACTTTGAGAGCGGTGATCAAGGGAGAACAAGCGACTCGATTTAGAAGGAACGACGACGAGATTCCCGTTTTGGTAAGACATCGTTTGAGCGATCGAACGGGAACGGAATCTCTTTCCGATACGTTGTTTAAAATTCAATCGGGAGCTTTTATACGTCTGCGCGATTTTTCGAATATCGTATCGGGTTCTTCGAATAGAAAAATTCTTCGTTACGACGGAAGAAGAGTCGGTATCATCAAGGCTCAGTTCTCGGATATCAAATACAGCGAAGCGGCGTCTCTTGCGGAACCGGTGATTCAAAAATATTCGGATCGGAAAGATATTTCCATTCTTCCCGGTGAAACGCAAAAGATGATGGAGAAGTCCATAGACTCTCTAACGTTCGCGATCGCACTTTCGATTCTTTTGGTTTATATGGTCTTGGCTTCGAACATGGAGAACGTCGGTCTTCCGTTCGTGATTCTTTTTTCGATCTTCGTTTCCGGAGTAGGAGTCGCCATGGGTTTGATCGTTACCGGTAAAACGTTGAACATCATTTCCGTTATGGGAATGATTCTTCTCGCCGGAGTTGTTGTGAATAATGCGATCATTCTCATCGAGTTCTATCAGTTGCACGCGGCTGATTTTCGCACAACGGAAGAATTGGTGATCGCGGGCGGACGCAGAAGATTGAATCCGATTTTGAGTACGACCGCGACTACGATCCTCGGACTTCTGCCGTTGCTCATCACGTTCGGTCCGCCTTCTCCGCAAGGACCGATGGCCGCTTCGGTCATGGGAGGTTTGATCGTATCCACAGTGTTGACACTCGTTTTTATTCCGATGGCATACGTGACTTACGTGGAACAGATCTCCAAGTTGACTCGTAAAAAATGAATTCCCTTCTTTCCTTTTTTCTTCGAAGAAGAATCACAACGTTCATGTTGTTCTTCGGATTATTTCTCTGGGGAATGATCTCGGTTCGTCTTCTTCCCGTGTCGTTGATGCCGACGACTGAATCTCCCGCGCTGACGATCGTAACGAAATATCCGGGCGTCGCTCCTTCCCGTATCGAAGAAATTCTGACGAAGCCGATCGAAGAACAGATCGTCGGAGTCGGCGGTATCGAATCGATCTATTCCACTTCGGAAGAAGGAGAATCCAGAGTCAACGTCGTTTTTTCAGAAGTGAGGGATCTCACGTTAAAGGCGGTGGAATTAAAATCGAAGATCGATCTGATCCGCGATACGTTCCCGAGAGAAGTCGAAGAACCCGCTGTGATTCGTTACGATCCGAGCGATCGTCCCATCTTTATCGTTAAACTCGAATCTTCCAGTTATTCGTTGAAGGATCTCAGAGAAATCGCCGAGAACAAAATCAAAAAACGTCTCGAACGCGTCGATGGAGTCAGCGAGATCCGAGTCGGCGGCGGAAGATATAGGGAAATCACAGTAGAAGTAAATCGTGATATTCTAAATCACTTGGGGATTCCTCTTTCCGAAGTGATGGAAAGAATCAGAACCGCAAACGTGGATCTTCCCGCGGGAAGAATTCAATCCGGAGAACATTGGATCAACGTCCGTGTGCTCGGAAAATTCTCGGCCATGAAGATCATGGAAGAGATCACAGTTCGTTCTCCCGCTCAGGACAAACTCATCAAACTCAAGGACATCGCGAACGTTTACGACGGTCATCGGGATCGCGAAGATATTTCAAGGGAGAATGGAAACGAAAACGTAACCATTTACGTTCAAAAGGCGGGGGAAGCGAATACACTTTCCGTTTGTGAAGGTTTGCGCGAAGAGCTTTCGCAGATTTCTTTTCCGTACGTTAAAACGGAAGTCACATACGATCAATCCGAGTTCATCAAAATTTCCATCGATCGTGTTTCGAGTTCGGCGGCGACGGGCGGATTGATTGCAATTTTGGTAATGTTCTTATTTTTAAGAAACTTCAGAGCGACTCTGATCGTGGGCGCTTCGATTCCGCTATCGATCGTAATCACGTTCGCGGTGATGTTCTTAACCAAAACGGGAATCAACGTAATGACCTTGGCGGGACTCGCTTTGGGCGCGGGTTTGCTGATCGATAACTCGGTTGTGGTTTTGGATCGTATCTTTTTTCTTAGACAACAAGCCGATGCAAAGGCGGAAGCCCTTGCGAAGTTGAAAGGCGAGGTTTCGAGCGAACCCAAAGAAAAGAAAAAAAAGAAATCCAAAAAAGAAGAATCGAACACGAAGGATTCGGAGTCTCCGAAGCAAGAACCGATCGTTGATCCGGTCGATCAATCCGTGTTGGGTTTATACAAGGAACTCGCGGCGTCCACGTTAACCAACATCGCCGTATTCTTTCCTTTTTTTATCGGTTCCAAAGAATTGAAACAACTCTACGGAGGAATGTCCTATACGGTGAGTTTCTCCATTCTGATTTCCTTATGTGTTTCCCTTTTCTTTTTGCCTCAGCTCGCGAAAATATTCCTATCCAAATCCGAAAACTTTAAACCGTTTCGTTTCGATTCTTCTTACGTTTTGGGCATTCCTTGGATCGGAAAACGTCTGAATTTTTTGGTAATCATCGGAAGTAGAATCGGAGATTTTTATACTCGCTATTTTTCTAATAAATTCAATCTGCATAGACTGAGAAAATTCTATCTCGCGTTTTTAAGCGGATTGTTGCGGAAGCCTCAACTCGCTTATCTTTCTTTAATCGGGTTGATCGTTGCAGGAAGCGCGATCACTCCTTTTTTAAAACAGGAATACGTCGATCCCGTCGATGCCGGAGAAATCCGTGCCAGCGTGGAATTGGAAACGGGAACCCATTTGGAAGCGACGAGCGATCGGGTAAAACGAATCGAAGATCTGATCAAGACGGTTCCCGACGTGGAAAAGATCAATTCTAAGATCGAAAAATGGCACGCCGACTTATACATCAAATTGAAACCTCCGGATAAAAGATCCAAAAGTTCGGACGAGTTGATCGCGAGTTTCAAGGGATTGACGGAACCGCTCAAGGACGTTTTCGTTTATTACGTTGAAAACGGATCGATGGACAGCGGAAGAGAATTGGATATAGAATTTATCGGAGACGATCCTTCGAAGTTGAAGGACATCGCAAGAGAAGCCGCGGGAAAAATAAAGTCGATCACTGGAATTCAGGAAACGGTCTTACGTTTCCGAGACGGTAAACAGGAATTTCGTTTAAACGTGTTTCAAGATAAGATGGCGCTTACGGGTTTGAGTTCGCAGGAAGTGGGAAACTACGTGCGAACCGCGATCCAAGGATCCATTCCCACTAAGTTTATAGAAGAATCGAAAGAGATCGATATACGAGTCCGTTTTCGGGAAGTGGATCGAATCGACATCAATCAAGTGGCCGCATATAAGATTCCCGGAGCCAAAACTTCCATATCGATCGCCGAACTTTCCGTCCCCGAAGAAAAGGAAGGAGAAACGAAAATCTATCGAAAAAATAAACGAAGAATGGTGACGATCACCGCGAAACTCGGAAGTTTGGATCTCGGTTCCGCGGTTGTAAAGATCGGAGAGGTGTTGAAGGAAATTCAGATGCCCGA from Leptospira kmetyi serovar Malaysia str. Bejo-Iso9 harbors:
- a CDS encoding efflux RND transporter permease subunit, with product MNSLLSFFLRRRITTFMLFFGLFLWGMISVRLLPVSLMPTTESPALTIVTKYPGVAPSRIEEILTKPIEEQIVGVGGIESIYSTSEEGESRVNVVFSEVRDLTLKAVELKSKIDLIRDTFPREVEEPAVIRYDPSDRPIFIVKLESSSYSLKDLREIAENKIKKRLERVDGVSEIRVGGGRYREITVEVNRDILNHLGIPLSEVMERIRTANVDLPAGRIQSGEHWINVRVLGKFSAMKIMEEITVRSPAQDKLIKLKDIANVYDGHRDREDISRENGNENVTIYVQKAGEANTLSVCEGLREELSQISFPYVKTEVTYDQSEFIKISIDRVSSSAATGGLIAILVMFLFLRNFRATLIVGASIPLSIVITFAVMFLTKTGINVMTLAGLALGAGLLIDNSVVVLDRIFFLRQQADAKAEALAKLKGEVSSEPKEKKKKKSKKEESNTKDSESPKQEPIVDPVDQSVLGLYKELAASTLTNIAVFFPFFIGSKELKQLYGGMSYTVSFSILISLCVSLFFLPQLAKIFLSKSENFKPFRFDSSYVLGIPWIGKRLNFLVIIGSRIGDFYTRYFSNKFNLHRLRKFYLAFLSGLLRKPQLAYLSLIGLIVAGSAITPFLKQEYVDPVDAGEIRASVELETGTHLEATSDRVKRIEDLIKTVPDVEKINSKIEKWHADLYIKLKPPDKRSKSSDELIASFKGLTEPLKDVFVYYVENGSMDSGRELDIEFIGDDPSKLKDIAREAAGKIKSITGIQETVLRFRDGKQEFRLNVFQDKMALTGLSSQEVGNYVRTAIQGSIPTKFIEESKEIDIRVRFREVDRIDINQVAAYKIPGAKTSISIAELSVPEEKEGETKIYRKNKRRMVTITAKLGSLDLGSAVVKIGEVLKEIQMPDNYYFEFGSSYKKLEKNKKEMGFMIFLAIFLIYCILASLFESLKIPWILLVSVPLGVFADLILLFVFRMSLNISVYIGFILLAGIAINNSIMLVDQTIHILHESKAVDRNFALIRATLKSASERLRPILMTTLTTVTALVPTMLDFGEGSQLWRPLAITVFSGLSISTVLTLLFVPVLFFASERKGNGNKRNWIRMIKEKFKKPQEFKSLPLND